GTCTGATGACTTACAAAAATATGTGATTTTTATTTTTATCGGCATCATCAATTTTTTAGGAGGTACTACTAATGAACAAGGGTACAGTTAAGTGGTTCAACGCACAGAAAGGCTACGGATTCATCACAAACGAAAGCACTGGAGAAGATGTATTCGTACATTTTTCAGGAATCGCGGGAGAAGGATACAAATCTCTTGAAGAAGGACAGAACGTTACTTTCGATATCACAGAAGGAAACCGCGGACTTCAGGCTGTTAATGTAACAGTTGCGTAATCGCTGCAAAAGATGCTAGAGTAAAAAACCCGGCTTGTGTATTACTCCACAGCCGGGTTTTCTATGTTATAAATATGCTTTGCCGGAATTACCCAAGCAGTTCTCTATATATTCGCATTACATTCTTACAGAAGATTTTCTCGATCTCGCTCTCTGTAAATCCATTCTTTTTAAATACATCTTCCAGCTTTGTCATATCTGCAGGGGATGCGATCTCCAGTTCTCCATTCATACCATCAAAGTCTGAACCAAGTCCTAAAGCCTCTATTCCCGCCATATCACAGATATATTTTGCATGTGCCACAATATCCTCCGCTCTGCTCACAACCGTCTCTCCGTCTTTCCAGTCGCGCAAGAAATATGCATAATAATTCAGCCCGATCACACCGCCTCTTTCCCCGATCGCTTTCAGAAGTTCATCATTCAGGTTTCTCGGATGACTGCACAAATGTCTCGCGTTGGAATGGCTCGCTACAAAAGGCTTCTTTGTGAACTTTAATACATCCCGGATTCCTGCATCGTTTAAATGTGCCACATCAATGATCATTCCCAGGTTCTCCATCTCTTCCAGAAACTCAATCCCACGCGCTGTAAGCCCATATCCGGCTTCTGAAAAGGCTTTTCCGGCAAATTCTCCGCCAGTCGCTTTTGCCGGATATCCAAGCTGATTCGGATAGTTCCAGGTCAGAGTCATCATCCTTGCCCCCATCCGGTAAAAGTCTCTTAAAAGGGCAGGATCGCCCTCACAGATTTCTCCTTCTTCCAATGTCAGCAACGCTGACATCCTTCCATTCTTCCGGTTTTCTTCAATCTCTTCATACTTCGTGACCGGCCGGATCCAGTCTCTATTTTTCTCCATTTCCCGATAAAATACATCCGCCATTTTCATTGCATAGCGGAATGGACTTCCTGCAAGCATCGGATCCTCCAGATCCAGAAAAATGGCAAAATTCTGAATCAGATAATCCCCCTTTTTCATCCGTTCAAGATCCACATTTAAATTATTTTTACGAAGTGAAATCTCTTTTCCCTGTTCCTTTCCTCTCTGAATCGCTAAAATTGTATCACAATGCATATCTGCTACTTTCATTTTCTATTCCCCCATCTTTTTTCTTTCTTATAATATCTACCGTATGTGATCCTGCACCAACCAGTTCCGGGCGTTCACACGTAGTCAGATGATAGTCAATAAACGTCTGGAAGGTCTTTTCATCCATCGTATTTAACACCTGACGCATATAATCGGATGGTCCATCCGCCGAAATAATCTGGATCCGTTCCATTCCTGCTGCTTCATTGTAGCTGTCAATATCCTCCAGACGCACATAATCATACAAATCTTCCGGTGAAGGACATACCCGGTAATTCGCATCCAGTTTGCCATTTTCCAGGCATTCCTGTATATGATTCTCCCGGAATCCATACACCAGAACACTGTACTCATTCATTGTATAAGCCACCAGGATCGTGCCCTCATCTTTCAGGACACGCTTTGCCTCCATCAGCGCCTTTACCTTATCTTCCTTTGTATAAAGGTGATACATCGGTCCGAACAAGATGATCAGGTCAAATTCCTTATCCGGAAAACGTGACAGCTTCAGCGCATTTCCCTGATATGCTTTCACAGAGCTGTTCTTCTTTTTCAGAATTCCCAGATTGTATTTTACCAACTCTACCGCCGTCACATCGTACCCTTCTTCGGCAAGCGCAACACTGTAGCGCCCGGTTCCGGCTCCTACATCCAGAATCTTTACCTGTCCATGCTCCCGCTTAGGAAGATATTTGTGAATGTACTTCATTGAGGTGATAAATTCTACCTGTCCGTGGCGGCTCTTAAGCCGTTTCTCTTCGTTGAATTTGTTATAATATTTTTCAAGCTCTGTCATCATAAATCTATTGTATCCTTTATTTTTATTCTAGCGCTGCCGCTCTCCGGAATAAAATAATTCCGATCACGAACAAGACAGCGATCATCCCCACACCAATATTGATATTGCCGGTAAGCTGCGAGATCAGGCTCACGATCGTTGTTCCCATAAAGGACGCGCCTTTTCCGCAAATATCCATTAAGCCGAAAAATTCACCTGACTGGTTCGCCGGTATAATTTTCGTAAAGTAAGATCTTGAAAGCGCCTGCACACCTCCCTGGAACATGCCTACCCAGACAGCAAGAACCCAGAACTGCCACTGGTAATGCAGAAAAATCGCAAAAATTGCCACTCCAAGGTATGCCACGATACATACTGTGATCAGATTTTCTGCAGAATATTTCTTCGCAAGTCTTCCGAAAATAATCGCAAATGGGAAAGCTACGATCTGCGTAAGCAACAATGCAAGAAGAAGTCCTGTACTGCTAAGTCCAAGTGCTGATCCATATGCAGTTGCCATATCAATAATCGTATAAACCCCGTCAATATAAAAGAAAAACGCCAGAAGAAACAGAAAAACCTTCTTCTCCTTCTTTACATTTTTCAGAGTAATGCCGATTCTTTTGAAGCTTTCTGAAAAAGCATGCTGCTTCTTTTCTACATAATACTTCTGGTGATAAGTTCTCAGAAGTGGTAATGTCATAATTACCCACCATACCGTGATGATCACAAAGGAAACCATCATTGCTATCTCCATTGTAATCCCAATCTTCCCTGCATTTAACACAACCAGAAGACAGATTACAAACGGTACACAGCTTCCGATATATCCCCACGCATAGCCCTGGGAAGAGACTTCATCCATCCGGTCTTCCAATGTCACATCGACAAGCATGGAATCATAAAATACCAGCGTTACGGAATATCCGACCTTTGCAATGACAAAAACTACCAGAAAGGCCAGCCAGTACTTTGCAAATCCCAATGCGACTGAAGCAATTGCCCCGATTCCAAGTGCAATTGTAAAAACTGGTTTTTTATAGCCTTTTGTATCTGCAACGGTTCCAAATACCGGTCCTGCAAGTGCTGTAAGTAAGGTTGCAATGGATACTGCATATCCCCAGTATGCCAGATACTGTACATCCGAAAGTCCCTGCTTTCCTGCGATATAGTTGAAATAAATCGGTAAAATGGTTGCTGCCAGAAGTGTAAATGCAGAATTTCCGACATCATAAAGTATCCAGTTTTTCTCCTGTTTTGTCAATTTTATTTTCATTTAACGTATCCTCCTCGCCCGGAAACTGAGAACCAAATGTATAGGCATATACAGAATCTAATGTGGCGTTTCCTTCCAGAAACGGTTTATATTCGCAGATCAGTTTGTCTGCCAGTGGAACTGCTTTTTCATAAAGATGAAGCAGTTTTCTTATCTGTTCCCTGCAGGATTCATTCTCATGATACTTGATAATAAACCCATGAAA
The sequence above is drawn from the Coprococcus comes ATCC 27758 genome and encodes:
- a CDS encoding cold-shock protein is translated as MNKGTVKWFNAQKGYGFITNESTGEDVFVHFSGIAGEGYKSLEEGQNVTFDITEGNRGLQAVNVTVA
- a CDS encoding dipeptidase, with product MKVADMHCDTILAIQRGKEQGKEISLRKNNLNVDLERMKKGDYLIQNFAIFLDLEDPMLAGSPFRYAMKMADVFYREMEKNRDWIRPVTKYEEIEENRKNGRMSALLTLEEGEICEGDPALLRDFYRMGARMMTLTWNYPNQLGYPAKATGGEFAGKAFSEAGYGLTARGIEFLEEMENLGMIIDVAHLNDAGIRDVLKFTKKPFVASHSNARHLCSHPRNLNDELLKAIGERGGVIGLNYYAYFLRDWKDGETVVSRAEDIVAHAKYICDMAGIEALGLGSDFDGMNGELEIASPADMTKLEDVFKKNGFTESEIEKIFCKNVMRIYRELLG
- a CDS encoding class I SAM-dependent methyltransferase, with protein sequence MMTELEKYYNKFNEEKRLKSRHGQVEFITSMKYIHKYLPKREHGQVKILDVGAGTGRYSVALAEEGYDVTAVELVKYNLGILKKKNSSVKAYQGNALKLSRFPDKEFDLIILFGPMYHLYTKEDKVKALMEAKRVLKDEGTILVAYTMNEYSVLVYGFRENHIQECLENGKLDANYRVCPSPEDLYDYVRLEDIDSYNEAAGMERIQIISADGPSDYMRQVLNTMDEKTFQTFIDYHLTTCERPELVGAGSHTVDIIRKKKDGGIENESSRYAL
- a CDS encoding MFS transporter, producing the protein MKIKLTKQEKNWILYDVGNSAFTLLAATILPIYFNYIAGKQGLSDVQYLAYWGYAVSIATLLTALAGPVFGTVADTKGYKKPVFTIALGIGAIASVALGFAKYWLAFLVVFVIAKVGYSVTLVFYDSMLVDVTLEDRMDEVSSQGYAWGYIGSCVPFVICLLVVLNAGKIGITMEIAMMVSFVIITVWWVIMTLPLLRTYHQKYYVEKKQHAFSESFKRIGITLKNVKKEKKVFLFLLAFFFYIDGVYTIIDMATAYGSALGLSSTGLLLALLLTQIVAFPFAIIFGRLAKKYSAENLITVCIVAYLGVAIFAIFLHYQWQFWVLAVWVGMFQGGVQALSRSYFTKIIPANQSGEFFGLMDICGKGASFMGTTIVSLISQLTGNINIGVGMIAVLFVIGIILFRRAAALE